Proteins encoded in a region of the Clostridium beijerinckii genome:
- a CDS encoding ABC transporter ATP-binding protein, whose protein sequence is MINICNITKSYNGNYNAVSNLNLEIKDGEIYGLLGPNGAGKTTTIKMITGIIAPTSGKIEINGIDISKEPVRAKEQFGYVPDSPDMFLRLSGMEYLNFMADVYGVSKEERLSRIREISKRFEMELALGDKIHSYSHGMRQKVVLMGVLIHKPKVWILDEPMTGLDPKSAFTLKEMMREHADEGNTVIFSTHVLEVAEKVCDKVAIINKGQLIFNGTLSNMRKEFKENESLEEMFLEMIQDE, encoded by the coding sequence CAATATAACAAAAAGTTATAATGGAAATTATAATGCGGTAAGCAATTTAAATTTGGAAATCAAGGATGGAGAAATATATGGATTATTAGGACCTAATGGGGCGGGAAAGACAACAACTATTAAAATGATAACTGGAATAATAGCGCCTACATCGGGAAAGATTGAAATTAATGGAATTGATATTAGTAAAGAGCCAGTTAGAGCAAAAGAGCAATTTGGTTATGTCCCAGATAGCCCGGATATGTTTTTAAGATTAAGTGGAATGGAATATTTAAATTTCATGGCTGATGTTTATGGGGTTTCAAAGGAAGAAAGATTATCAAGGATAAGAGAAATATCAAAAAGGTTTGAAATGGAGTTGGCATTAGGAGATAAGATACATTCATATTCTCATGGTATGAGACAAAAGGTAGTTCTTATGGGAGTTTTGATTCATAAGCCAAAAGTTTGGATTTTAGATGAACCGATGACAGGTTTAGATCCAAAATCAGCATTTACATTAAAAGAAATGATGAGAGAACATGCTGATGAAGGAAATACCGTGATTTTTTCTACACATGTGTTGGAAGTTGCAGAGAAAGTCTGTGATAAAGTCGCGATTATTAATAAAGGGCAATTAATATTTAATGGAACACTAAGCAATATGAGAAAAGAGTTTAAAGAAAATGAATCCTTAGAAGAGATGTTTTTGGAGATGATTCAAGATGAATAG
- a CDS encoding putative ABC transporter permease subunit, which produces MNRLKIITKYFIRNAFEEMFASSKKMKPVFAVMLMIFIVVMLSMPFTVIISEGYGPLHAMRQEGILLSIILSIGESVSFIFGMYTIINILYFSNDIEVILPLPFKSSEIVFGKFMAVLINMYVYTSMLILPLIVYGFVSKASFLYYLYGIIVLLITPIVPMVLASLICMILMRFTSLSKHKDAFRVFTGCASLILIVGFNLFTSSSGRSTNSQQMIQRFSDGNNSAISTLNDIFITSRFSSNGLLYNNDIRGLLNILMSLCLSLIIFIIYYYIGGKLYLKGVIGISETYSKRENILENGKANKIIKENSKLKALIIKDVKILFRTPQFFINCIAMMFYMPAVMGVAFFSGGKLSEYRYLLNSSPKWNAITIAIAFVGGTVCIMSGGAGASALSREGKDFIVSKYIPVEYKTQLYSKILSSLFINEFGMVIVVLGLLLVNVSPIIILLGTISSFGSILMITLLGLYIDFRSPKLEWENEKAMFKNNYIPLLIMLIIFILGAGLVAAAIILRNYVIIFGICIIISLVGSGLLYKGLLKNAFKIYNEK; this is translated from the coding sequence ATGAATAGGCTTAAGATAATAACAAAATATTTTATAAGAAATGCATTTGAGGAAATGTTTGCTAGTAGTAAGAAAATGAAACCTGTGTTCGCAGTAATGCTAATGATATTTATTGTAGTAATGCTATCTATGCCTTTTACTGTAATAATAAGTGAAGGCTACGGACCACTTCATGCTATGAGACAGGAAGGAATATTATTATCAATAATACTGTCAATTGGGGAGAGTGTTTCTTTTATCTTTGGAATGTATACAATAATAAATATCTTATACTTTTCAAATGATATTGAAGTTATATTACCACTTCCTTTTAAAAGCAGTGAAATAGTATTTGGAAAGTTTATGGCAGTGTTAATTAATATGTATGTGTATACATCAATGTTAATTTTGCCACTTATAGTCTATGGATTTGTGTCAAAGGCAAGCTTCTTATATTACTTATATGGAATTATAGTGTTATTAATAACTCCTATTGTACCGATGGTATTGGCATCATTAATATGCATGATTCTTATGAGGTTTACTAGCTTATCTAAGCATAAAGATGCATTTAGAGTATTTACAGGGTGTGCATCACTAATTTTGATAGTAGGATTCAATCTTTTTACATCAAGTTCTGGAAGAAGTACAAATTCACAGCAAATGATTCAAAGATTTTCAGATGGAAATAACAGCGCGATAAGTACACTAAATGATATTTTCATAACAAGTAGATTTTCTTCAAATGGGCTATTATATAATAATGACATTAGAGGCTTGCTTAATATACTTATGTCTTTATGCCTAAGTTTAATAATTTTCATAATATATTATTATATAGGAGGAAAGTTATATTTAAAGGGAGTAATAGGTATTTCTGAAACTTATAGCAAGAGGGAAAATATTTTAGAAAACGGTAAGGCAAATAAAATAATAAAAGAAAATTCAAAATTAAAAGCATTAATTATAAAAGATGTTAAAATCTTATTCAGAACTCCTCAATTCTTTATTAATTGCATAGCGATGATGTTTTACATGCCGGCAGTAATGGGTGTTGCATTTTTTTCCGGTGGTAAACTATCAGAGTATAGGTATTTATTAAATAGTAGTCCCAAATGGAATGCGATTACCATAGCAATTGCATTTGTAGGTGGAACGGTATGTATAATGTCAGGTGGAGCAGGTGCAAGTGCACTTTCAAGAGAGGGGAAAGATTTTATTGTATCGAAGTATATTCCTGTGGAATATAAAACTCAGCTATACTCTAAGATTCTTTCGTCATTATTTATAAATGAATTTGGAATGGTTATAGTTGTCTTAGGACTTTTGCTAGTAAATGTAAGTCCTATTATAATATTACTAGGAACAATATCTTCTTTCGGATCAATACTTATGATAACTTTATTAGGATTATATATAGACTTTAGATCACCAAAATTGGAATGGGAAAATGAAAAAGCAATGTTTAAAAATAATTATATACCTCTGTTAATTATGCTTATTATATTTATATTAGGAGCTGGTTTAGTAGCTGCTGCCATAATTCTGAGGAATTATGTGATTATATTTGGAATTTGCATTATTATTTCACTTGTTGGAAGTGGTCTTTTATATAAAGGTTTATTAAAGAATGCTTTTAAAATATATAATGAAAAATAG